The genomic stretch TGCCGATGTATCCCTCGACCGCCTCGACCTCGGTGTAGGTGAGGAGTTCGATGTTCTCGTTCCGGTAGACGTCCACCATCTTCGGGGTAAGGATACACTGCGAGCAGTCCAGCGTCGGGAAGGTCTTGTCGAGCTGGGACATCCTGCCGCCGATGGTCGGGCTCTTCTCGACGAGGTAGGTCTTGATCCCTGCGTTCGCAAGGTCGAGCGCTGCCTGCATGCCGCCGACACCGCCGCCGACGACCATCGCGGTCTTCTCGACGGGGACGCTCTTCGGGATGAGGTCTTCGAGCAGGGACGCCTTTGCTACGGCGATCCTGACTGCATCCTTTGCCTTGGCGGTAGCCTCCTCGGGCTGGTGCATGTGCACCCACGAGTTCTGGTCGCGGATGTTCGCCATCTCGAACCGGAAGGGGTTCAGGCCGCCCGCCGCGGTTGCGTTACGGAACGTGGGTTCGTGCAGACGGGGCGTACAGGCCGCGACGACGACGCCGGTCAGGTTCTGCTCCTTGATAGCATCTGCGATCTTGTTCTGCCCGGGGGTCGAGCACATATACGCGTAGTTGTCAGCGACGACGACGTTCGGGATTGTCTTGGCGTATTCCTTTACTGCCTCGATGTCAATGGTACCCGCGATATTGGTACCACAGTGGCACAGAAAAACACCAATCCTTGCCTCTTTATTCTTGACTTCTGCCATGTATTTGCACCTCACAGGATCTTCTTCAGGAACGGCTCAACATCGACGGCATGAAGGTCGAGTGCAAGCTCGTCCGGGCTCATGCCCTGAGCGAGTCCCAGGAGTTCGTTGTAGTGCAGGACGGGGATGCCGTGTTCGACACCGAACTTATCCTTGATCTCAATCTGGCCGCGGTCGAACTGGAGCTGACAGAACGGACAGAGATCAGTGACTGCATCGGCACCGACTTCTTCCATATTGATCAGTTTCTCATTCGTGATGTCGAGCGCGTGCGTGATATCGTATCCGCGGACACCGCCTCCGGCACCGCAGCACTGCATCTTGTTCCGATACTGGACCGGCTCGGCGCCGAGAGCGGCGACGAGTTCTTCTATCCACATCGGGGTCTCGGTGTTCCCGAAGTGCCGCTCCTTGCTCGGCTTCATCAGGTGGCACCCGTAGTGGACGGCGACCTTCGCGCCGGTCAGGGGGCGCCTGACGCTGTCTGCAATCCTCTTGACGCCCACGATCTTGGGGTCGTAGTAGAGCTCGGCGAGATGCCAGACGTCGACGGTTCCCTTGAACTCCATGTCGATCTCTTTGAGCACCTCGTTGACTCCGTCGCGGAGTTCGTCGTTGTGCTTCAGTTTGTGGTTGACTTCCCAGATCGACTTGTAGCATCCGTTGCAGATCAGGGCGATGTCCATCTTCATCTGCTCGGCGAGCACGACGTTTCTGGCCGCCATCGCGTACCAGACGTTCAGGTCGATCGAACCGAATGCACCCGGTGCCGGGCAGCAGCTTGCACCCTTCAGGGGCAGAAGGTCGATGCCGACGTTCTTGCTGGTCTGAATGGCCGCAGCCTCGATGCCGGGGTACCGGTTCGGGGCGATGCACCCGAGGAAGAATGCGTACTGGTGATTATTTCCGCTCATGGTTTCACTCTCCCTCCGCGAGGATCTTGTCTGCATTCTCTTTCAGTTTGTAGTGGTCGAGGATCCTCCTGATACCGGGCAGGTACTCGGGGTACTTGTGCGTCGTCTCAGGCTCCTCCTCGAGTCCGAGTTTTTTCCTGGCTGCGCGGTTCGCGTCGTTGTTCGGGACGCCGTGCCCGCTCTTGTAGATCAGCTGGACGGTCTGGAGGAAGTTGCGTGGAACGATGTCCCGCTTGAACGCGAGGTTCCTCATCGCCATGATTGCGTCGGTCGGCGCGAGGTCGCGGGGGCACCGGTCGGTGCAGCTGTAACAGGTGGTGCAGAGCCAGAGGTCCGGGTCGGTAAGGGCCTCTTCCTCGAGACCGAGGATTGCCTTGCGCATGAACAGCCGGATACGGTACGAACTCCGGGGTGCCGAGGGGCACGAACCGGTGCAGGTGCCGCACTGGTAGCACATGTGGGCGGCCGTCTGCCCGATCTTCTCTACATCCTTGATGAACTCGGGGTTGCTGTCAGGAATGTAGTATTTCCTGTCCCGGAGTTTCTCAGCGAGTTTCTGATCCTTGTAGTCTTTCTTTACTGCCATTGACTATCCCTCACGCCTCTTCCGGTTTTCCCAGGTGTTTGATCTCGACCTCTCCGGGGGTGGT from Methanoculleus chikugoensis encodes the following:
- the hdrB gene encoding CoB--CoM heterodisulfide reductase subunit B produces the protein MSGNNHQYAFFLGCIAPNRYPGIEAAAIQTSKNVGIDLLPLKGASCCPAPGAFGSIDLNVWYAMAARNVVLAEQMKMDIALICNGCYKSIWEVNHKLKHNDELRDGVNEVLKEIDMEFKGTVDVWHLAELYYDPKIVGVKRIADSVRRPLTGAKVAVHYGCHLMKPSKERHFGNTETPMWIEELVAALGAEPVQYRNKMQCCGAGGGVRGYDITHALDITNEKLINMEEVGADAVTDLCPFCQLQFDRGQIEIKDKFGVEHGIPVLHYNELLGLAQGMSPDELALDLHAVDVEPFLKKIL
- the hdrC gene encoding CoB--CoM heterodisulfide reductase subunit C, producing MAVKKDYKDQKLAEKLRDRKYYIPDSNPEFIKDVEKIGQTAAHMCYQCGTCTGSCPSAPRSSYRIRLFMRKAILGLEEEALTDPDLWLCTTCYSCTDRCPRDLAPTDAIMAMRNLAFKRDIVPRNFLQTVQLIYKSGHGVPNNDANRAARKKLGLEEEPETTHKYPEYLPGIRRILDHYKLKENADKILAEGE